From the genome of Nitratidesulfovibrio sp.:
AGGGTTCCGTCGGCATTGCGGCAGCCGTCGGCCAGGCCGTCAACGTTGGCGGGAATGTGCACCTTGCCCCGGAAGGGCACCAGCCCCACCTTGACCGAGGTTTCCATGCCTTCGGGCATGATCAGTTCGGCAAGCTGGGTGGCGGCCGCGTTGGCCTGCTGGATGGCCGTGCCCTTCATGGAGCCGGTGTTGTCGATGACGAAGACCACTTCCAGGTTGTTGTACCCGGCGGTGGCCTGGGCGCGCACCGTGGAGGAACCGATGCCCAGGGCGCCCATGAAGATGGTGGCCACGGTGGCCTCTGCCTTCACGGTGACGCTGCGTTCCTCCGTGCCGGGGGCAACGCCCTTCAGCACGGCGGTGGGGTAGTTGGCGGCCATGTATTCGTTCACGGCGCCCTTCACCAGCCCCTTGTCCAGTTGCGGGTCGTAGGGAAGTTGCAGGCTGCCCGCCAGGGCCGCCGCGTCCACGGCGCCCTGCAGGCGATTGTGCGCGAGGTAGAGCATGCCAGAATCGATGCCAAGGCCGGCAAGGCCCAGCACCACGGGCAGCAGCACGGCCATCAGCATGGCCATGGAACCCCGCGTGCCACGCCACAGGCCGCGCAGCAGGGCGCGAAAACCGGCAGGCCGGGCCGCGTTACGGCGTGGGCATGCTGGTGCTTGCGGAAAACGTGTAGAGCGCGTCATGGGGGTCTCCGTTGTAGGGATTGCTCGTGAATACCGACTTGTAGGCATACTGCACGGTTACCGTGACCATCTGCTTGCCCGTGTCCTTGACGGCGGTGGCCGTCAGGGCGTTGGGGTCCAGCGTGGTGGCCAGCGAGCGGACGAGAGCCTGCACGCCCGCCGCGTCGTCGTTCATGACAACGTGGCGCGCACCCGCGCGGCTGGCCTCGGTCAGGGCGGAGTAGGCGCGGATGGTGTTGCCTCCCTCCACCAGTACGTAGAGCAGCGCGGCGATGACCGGCAGCATCAGGGCCACTTCCAGCGCGGCCAGGCCGCGCTGGGCCAGCGCCCGCGACGACGGAAGGTGGCGCAGTCCCCTGCGCGTTCCGCCGGGCGGGGCCGGTGGCATGGTGTTGCGTGTTTCGAACATGGTTTCACTCCTTGCGATGGTCCGCCCCCCGGCGAGATCCATCAGCGGTGCCCCCAACGGACAATGGTGGACGCGCGTGGCGCGCCCGAAATTTCTGCGTGCCTAGTTGCCGTCGCGCAATTCGCCTTCGCGCACGGCAGCCGGGGTGGCGCGCGCCTTCAGGGGCGTTGCCGAAGGCGGCAGCGTCACCGGCGTGGCTACACCGGGCGCGCCCGGTACGGGGCCGATTCCCATGGCCCCCGAAGGCCCCGTGGGCACCGTGTCGGGCCCGGCCATGGGCAGCGGCGCGGCGGTGGACGATGCCGGGCCCTGCCCCTGCGCGATGCGCGCGGCCAGGCGGGCTCGCTTCAGGTTTTCCGCAGCGCGGGCGTAGTAGCGCGGTTCCACTTCCAGGGCGCGTTGCAGATGGTACAGGGCCAAGGCATGCTCGCCCTGCTGCGAAAGGTACACGCCCAGGTTGTTGTGCGCGGCGGCTTCGCCCCCGGCGTTGCGGAAGGCCTCGAAGGCTTCGTCGTAACGGCCCAGGCGGCACAGCGACAGGCCCATGTTGTTCCACACCCGGTTGCCGGGCGCCCCGTAGGTGATGGCCGCGCGGAAATGGTCCACGGCGGCGGCGTCGCTACCCAGCATGGCCTGCGCGATGCCCGCGTTGTTGTGCAGTTCGCCCGAGCGGGGCATCTGCTCCAGCGCCCGCACGAACAGGGCCAGGGCCTTGTCCGGCTGCCCCTGGTAATTGTGGATGGCGCCAAGGTGGCTGGCAGCCCCGGCAAGGCGCGGGTCCAGCGCCAGCGCCCGTTCGAAGCGGCTCCCGGCCTCGGTCAGGTTGCCTTCGGCAAAGCTGAGCATGCCCGCCGTTTCCCAGGCCCGGGCATTGTCCGGGGCCAGCGACAGGGCGGCGTCGATGTCGGGCCGGGCCTCGGCAGTGACGCCGCGCGCCACCAGCAGCGCGCCGCGCTGGTATCTGGCCTCGGCCAGCTTGGGATCGAGCTGGCAGGCCCGGCTGAACTGCTCGAAGGCCAGTTCCTGCCGG
Proteins encoded in this window:
- a CDS encoding TadE/TadG family type IV pilus assembly protein; this translates as MTRSTRFPQAPACPRRNAARPAGFRALLRGLWRGTRGSMAMLMAVLLPVVLGLAGLGIDSGMLYLAHNRLQGAVDAAALAGSLQLPYDPQLDKGLVKGAVNEYMAANYPTAVLKGVAPGTEERSVTVKAEATVATIFMGALGIGSSTVRAQATAGYNNLEVVFVIDNTGSMKGTAIQQANAAATQLAELIMPEGMETSVKVGLVPFRGKVHIPANVDGLADGCRNADGTLAPSWILEEYKQAKYRTPTGSSLNVPKGTCDSIPRVQALTGNRSTIVNAIAEQDALGDASGTVISEGIKWGRHVLTPEAPFTQGSSNKDMRKVMIVLTDGDTEDAKCGGNYALSYTPNAYWTNAYYGMFDMNTHCENGGKLNAAMLSEAQLAKDKGIEIFAIRYGDSDSTDISLMKAIASSKAGTTDHYYNAPSAYDLEEIFKKIGRQLGWRLLR
- a CDS encoding TadE/TadG family type IV pilus assembly protein, producing the protein MFETRNTMPPAPPGGTRRGLRHLPSSRALAQRGLAALEVALMLPVIAALLYVLVEGGNTIRAYSALTEASRAGARHVVMNDDAAGVQALVRSLATTLDPNALTATAVKDTGKQMVTVTVQYAYKSVFTSNPYNGDPHDALYTFSASTSMPTP
- a CDS encoding tetratricopeptide repeat protein; the encoded protein is MTARTATRPALALLALCALLLAGCGAQQPTRGSNLSLMERYHSNKDLLHDGEGVQPTPQGDAMNAQEHLQRGLNFLAQNRQELAFEQFSRACQLDPKLAEARYQRGALLVARGVTAEARPDIDAALSLAPDNARAWETAGMLSFAEGNLTEAGSRFERALALDPRLAGAASHLGAIHNYQGQPDKALALFVRALEQMPRSGELHNNAGIAQAMLGSDAAAVDHFRAAITYGAPGNRVWNNMGLSLCRLGRYDEAFEAFRNAGGEAAAHNNLGVYLSQQGEHALALYHLQRALEVEPRYYARAAENLKRARLAARIAQGQGPASSTAAPLPMAGPDTVPTGPSGAMGIGPVPGAPGVATPVTLPPSATPLKARATPAAVREGELRDGN